In the Triticum aestivum cultivar Chinese Spring chromosome 2B, IWGSC CS RefSeq v2.1, whole genome shotgun sequence genome, atcaaatctaaattaattaatcttcataacgtttgtttcctttcgaatcacgtccataactttccttccttgtttgggcagaaactgtttggtagcagagattaggaagcttcctatgagtgtagtaataggaagtattctttttcttgatgattcatttccatgcatgatgatagtaaattaggccaacattcaccactatttatcaacgtcatcaatcgtattcattcctaccagttttaagggaatctgctcgctatgtcttttttaaggggatccgctcACCAAGTCGTCATCACACGTTATTTTCAcaaacaatctctactcctaatggagcagttggtagcctcgtACGGTTTATTTTTGTCCTCCTCCCACCTCCACTGGTTCTTTTTCTCTgcactctttccttgcaaaccaataattttctaacatacaaaagatcacgaatctatctttccttacccgaaccaatcccgccctacatcagtgcatttctttattaagaaaactaacacgtaaatcttaacgcattgtaaacaaatcccgttatggacctaattaatttattatggaatctatacgtggtcgcattggttctttttctttccactctttccttgcaaaccactaatttcctaacatacaaaagatcacgaatctatctttccttacccgaatcaatcgatccctacgtcggtgcatttctttattaagaaaactaacacgtaaatcttaacgcGTTGTAAAGAATTCCCattatggacctaattaatttattatggaatctgtatgtggtcgcatctctcccctcgtgaaaaaatcgcatccatctcccgttaaaaaggaaaagagaacatgAACGATCAATCCCACACCATGCATCTCAGTAGCAAAAAATCGCCCCCGCCTCTGCTACTGCACCTCGCCGTGTGCCCCGCTCGACCCATGCCTCGCCTGCATGGCTGGACGCCGCCGTCTCTAACGCCACGTACAAGAAAACGGTGGGCAGAACCATCCATTCAAatcgcacacccccaccctcctccgcaATCCCTAGCCCTGCATCACCCTATCACTTTCTCGCATCTCTTTCCCCTCGATGTAGATGGTGCCGAGCGGCGGCCTCGAGCACCGGCAGTGCCGCCCTCTCTATCTTCGCTGCGTCGGGAGATGGGCCGAGGCTATCGTCGGTTCGCCGCCCACGATTgggccgcctccggttgtcgcgcacCACCGGCTCCACCTAATGTGCCCGACCCTCTCCACTTTCGACCTTCCGGCGACCACATCCTCCGCGCCTCCATCCATCATCCACAAGGCCACTCCCTGCACCCACCCTCCTAAATTCTCCATACCGGCGGACAATCACCGAAGATCCAAGTTGGCCCGATATCAATTTCTTACATGCTTTCTTTATCAGTTGGTGATGGGAATGGGTTCCAATTTCTCTCTCTGACTGTGGATTCGCAGGCAATAAGCGCTTCTACATGCATCCTCCTGTCGGTCCCTAAAGTACCAAGGTAAATGGTTGATGTTGCGTTTGTCTAGGATGATATATGTTGGCTCTGttccggttcatccgagcagttccGGTACATCGTGCATTTATCTTGCCAGTAATGTTCTGTGATGCTCTGATGCACTTTGGAATTGTTTATCTTGTCTTCAGTGCAGAATATTTGTTTATTAATGCATGAGAAGAATCCTTGTTACTACCTTGAACCTGTtttataatccatattgttatgcactagcgcgtgtgtgtgtgaaatagatggattatggtcccgtacccaataagatggatatgtgtgtgtgttacagagagagagagagggagagggggagagggggagagagagtgaggaggagggagggagagagagtgtgtgagaatttgatggtaaaaaaatcgctaatgtcacttgatatgtatgagaatattaaatgtaatattaacataattgatattgaagTCCTAAatttaatgtggccccgttgcaatgcacgggtgTTCTTCTAGTACTACCTAGAATCAGGGTAGGGGTTCCGCTGAATTAAAGAATTTAATCCCTGCGAATCAGTCTTGAGAAACGGAATTATGTTTGAGGATCAATTAAAGAATAAATATCCCTCCGAGTCCGCAAATTGAAAGGACTATAATGAGCGTGCGATCTCGGCGCTGCCTATATAATACACGCTGGGACACACATCACCTCATCTCTTCCTCGACGTCCTTCACTGCACTAGCGCGAGCATGGCTTCTTCTTCCTTGGTCGTTTTCGCGGCTCAAGCCAGCTGCTGGCTCCTCCTCCTTTCTCACAGCGTCTCCGGCTGGTCCGACGCCGGCGCGACGTGGTACGGCCCCCGCatcggcggcggcagcgacggTACGTACAGTATACTCCGATGAGGCATGCACACGTCGATGATGAGAGTGCAGTGCATGCAGGATTGAACGTGTCTACACTCTACAGTAGTTGTTTTTTGTGTAACAACGCAAGCATGGCTGAATGTACGTGCATGTGCATGTGCATGTTCCAGGTGGTGCGTGCGGGTACCAGCGCGACGTGGAGAGCCCGCCGTTCTCCGCCATGATCACCGCCGGCGGCCCCTCCCTCTACAAGAACGGCAAGGGATGCGGCGCTTGCTATCAGGTGAAATGCACCGGCAATGCCGCTTGCTCCGGCCGCCCAGTGACCGTGGTTGTCACCGACCAGTGCCCCGGCGGGCCGTGCCTGGCCGAGGCCACCCACTTCGACCACAGCGGGAAGGCGTTCGGTGCCTTGGCCAAGCCCGGCCAGGCCGACAACCTACGCAACGCCGGCAACATCAAAGTCCAGTACAACCGGTAATTAAGCTCGAGCCCAGTGCATGCTTCGTGGTTCGTGCGATTCATGCATCCATTGTGATCTCTTTGAATGATTTCTTCGCTCGCCTTCAGGGTTCCATGCAACTGGCGAGGGGTCGCCTTCCGGGTCGACGCCGGCTCAAACCCGAACTACCTTGCGGTGCTCATCGAGTACGAGTCCGGTGACGGCGAGCTGCAGGCGGTCGAGCTCCAGCAGGGCGGCGGGAGGTGGGCGCCGATGCAGCAGTCGTGGGGCGCCGTGTGGAAGTACAACTCCGGGTCCACCCTACAGGCGCCCATGTCGATCCGCATCACCTCCGGCTCAGGGAGGAAGCTTGTTGCCACCAACGTCATCCCCTCCGGCTGGCAAGCTGGCAAGACCTACCGATCCATCCACAAATAGTTAGTGATTCATCCGATCTGTTAGATCGAGTANNNNNNNNNNNNNNNNNNNNNNNNNNNNNNNNNNNNNNNNNNNNNNNNNNNNNNNNNNNNNNNNNNNNNNNNNNNNNNNNNNNNNNNNNNNNNNNNNNNNNNNNNNNNNNNNNNNNNNNNNNNNNNNNNNNNNNNNNNNNNNNNNNNNNNNNNNNNNNNNNNNNNNNNNNNNNNNNNNNNNNNNNNNNNNNNNNNNNNNNNNNNNNNNNNNNNNNNNNNNNNNNNNNNNNNNNNNNNNNNNNNNNNNNNNNNNNNNNNNNNNNNNNNNNNNNNNCGTCGCAATGTAGTTGCTTCACTGTGTGATCGACCTTGATTTGTAATAGTTGTTTTCTTGTTTGAAAATAAAATTGCATGTTTGAAATATTATGAGCACTAGAATTCTTGATCTGTGCTGGATATCTTCCTAATTTCAAGATTAATGCTATATTTGTGTTCTTCAATCTTTCGTGATTTATGTTGAAGATCACGACACCTTGTAAATATTTCACTGAACTGGTTTAAATTTTTATCCAAGTAACTAATATCAACTGGAAAGcgatgttactccctccgtctaggtgtgtaagtcattttacaaaaaccaaataatcccaaaacacttaggcgtggtgcattaacttctacctcgtttcgtgtttcttgacatatcaaccaataagagatgaggggtgtgcatgcttttaataacttgagac is a window encoding:
- the LOC123039703 gene encoding putative expansin-B14; its protein translation is MASSSLVVFAAQASCWLLLLSHSVSGWSDAGATWYGPRIGGGSDGGACGYQRDVESPPFSAMITAGGPSLYKNGKGCGACYQVKCTGNAACSGRPVTVVVTDQCPGGPCLAEATHFDHSGKAFGALAKPGQADNLRNAGNIKVQYNRVPCNWRGVAFRVDAGSNPNYLAVLIEYESGDGELQAVELQQGGGRWAPMQQSWGAVWKYNSGSTLQAPMSIRITSGSGRKLVATNVIPSGWQAGKTYRSIHK